GCCTGTCACAACCACCCAGACAAGCAGAGGCTCACAATGCCAGATGTGTCCTCTGGCTCACAACCACCTGACCGCATTTCCGGTATAAGTTTGCCAAAGAGCgcagaggagaagaaggagagaaCAAGCCGCAGCATTCACTTAAAAGACAGGCTTGATGGGGGAGGACAAGCAGAGATAAGGGCAGAGGCTCTCCGGAGATGAGACACCTCAAAGGAAAGTGAAGGTCAAAGCTGACACATGGGGAAGAAGAGTATGTCAGCGAGACCCAGGTGACCGAGATGTGAGATATCACGCAAGATAGGGAATTGAACTTGATCGGTTGAACAGCTGCATGTGCAGGCAGAATTGCTGCAGGGAATTTTGTGTTGATGACAAAGTTGACATCAGGTAAAGGTTGCCGTATTGCAGAGGGAGGAAAAGAGGTTGCGGGAAAAGAAAGAGGATGGGCGAAGTAGGTCAAAGCTTGTGTTGGTTCAGAGAGGGAGGCGGGTGGGTTGGTGGGCGGGGGTTATATTTAGCCACAGTCAGGCTTGACTCAGATAGGAGGAGATAGAGGGTGGGCAGCACCGGCCTGGAGGAGTGACAGCTCATGGGGAGTGACCTTGGACATTGCCCAACACTGGGTGACAAAGACCAAGctccatctcacacacacacacacacacacacacacacacacacacacacacacacacacacacacacacttgtctgTCATAATTATGATAGCATCTGTAATTGACTCAAACACCACATTTAACAAAAGGTAATGTCATATTACTTATCGTTAGAGAGGGGTTGGGTTGGTACACTTTGTAAGTCTGACACAATACAAATGATAACACGCTATAATGTAGAATATGAAAGTACAACAGCAATGAGGAACAAATTTGTCAATTACTGTCCAGCCGACTCCTCCACTTCATGGTTCGcctttcgcggcttcactctatcaatgtttttcaaaataaattatgactgtttcatggttgactacgacCTATTATTGGCCCAAAAGTAtaaacatttaagcaaattttacatattcctGGCTCAAatgaaagcattttcaagcatcaaaatgggggaaatgaccaaaaatacacatatgcattataaggcattcggaagacgcattcaaagacgtaatacagtatgtattgttcaacactggtcactagttgtcaCTAAtgctacactgatgagacaatagccaccgcaggaagtatgctgtccagaaagctctccatgtgtgagtctatgatATGTCTTATGTATGTAATACGTCTTATTCAatgttattatttctattatacTAGGTACtacaagtgcaaaggtgacgataggggtgttatttaatgtctagatggctctaatgtttaaaaacatatttagagagTAGTAAATCGTTTTTCTATgcttaactacgaaaatattaaatttataaataaggaatactacttcgcggaaattcccaccctcacctatggtcatgagttttgggtaGGCCCTTAAAAGTGCTGTCTGCCTGTTTAGGTACTACATGGGGGTAACTatcttttttggaatgtgtatATTCCGCCGTCTTCCTGCTCTGATGTCCATGCCATGACCCACGTTACATACAcgcacatgcatgtttgtttaatgatagcaatttgatAAAGTTTAGCTACTTACATTACCCATCACTAAATACATTGAAACACACAATGATTTGAAATTGTCGGTTGCTTTTCTGAAACGGCTTTTGCGTATGTGCACGGCACAACGggcatgtatgtgtatatgaaaCCGCCATGAGCAACAATCATCATATTCAGAtcgaaaaaaatgtttacaaagcTTAACTTGTTCATTAGGCATGTCACAAGAcctcgtgagattaaaatgtggcaagatttcttgttcagaaagaaactgtctcgtgggcactgggccaataataaattaatcacacaataaatgaaaatgaacttgatcattttaccggcttcaatatattgtcacgcgcatgcgtgtctgtttcctTGTCTCTCGACCCCTAACAGgtaggaagagagttcactctgtgcactgatttcagcaccttggcgcgtttgttcaacagcatgaatggagtgagcccttctgttgggtggaggcggggccgctagcatgcacacagagtgcagaagagtgtagcctcgtgaggagaaatgcaaggtaacgtagaaattaaattagcagatttcaatatattgtatacatttttcattgtacttttttttttaagtaatgttaaaatcttgtatcgtctcgttctcgtagacccaatctggTGTATCATCTCATGTCGCCGAAGTACTATTGGAAAAATGCTTGCCAGTGGgggtatttttatatttctattttttatatttatattttccatCACTAGCTTACAACTGTGCCAATTTCAGCCATTTCACGAGGTAAACATTATTAGTATGGCAGAGCCTTTCATTGACATTATATacaaaattattttcattttatatacaAATTACCTTTCTGAAAATGGATAAGTTATTTAAATCGTCCTGCtgtaaatgaattaatgaaaagATACGTAACCCTACACATCAATGCATGATATACAAATATGCATGAATCACTTTCACTTTTGATGTCCTCGTGCAGTTTTTTCCACGTCATTAGTcattattgatttattcataCCAAATACTCCCTATGGCAGCAGGATAGTAATTGTCTGCTTTCCTGAGCTGCAGATATGGATGCAATTGCTCTGCGCTTAAGTGTGTGTCCAACATCATGTTAGCCTGGATTCCAAGTCAAAAAAACGGTCAGCAAATCCTACTCCAGTTCTTCTTGATTACAGCTGTTGCTACATCACAGTCAAAAGTGACTCATCCCTGCCCGTCCTCACCCTCCTCCCTGATGTGTTCCCTAGATATAGTCATGTCCTGCCCCTCTTGAGATTGAGGGCAGTACACGTGAGCAGTGTGATTCTTCTGAAACCAAAGCCATGGCTGCACTGACGGCCACAGGCTCCATTTGGCCTCTGTGACATTAAGCATCAGTGAGCACATCAAGGAGGTGCAGCGGTTAAAGAGAGCGAGGCCGGACTTGATTGCcatgacacaaacacaaacaagatAGTAAATTGCACATTTACGCCCCGTAATGCTAGTAGTGCGTCAATGCTCCATTTATCATACAAAAATGTCCAACATTGTTGCCTTTAGAGTCCATCAGAGAAGTCCTACTGTATCTGTATTTAATATTACACGTATGTGTCTGGAGCACAGAAAACTGTGCACAAGCAGTAATAACACCACTGGAATGTTTCTTTTAATGCACGCACTGCTACAAACGTCCTAAACTGACCTCTTAATAGGATCATATGGATTACACTTCTGAACCCTGACTTTTTCCCCCTGACATGCACAAAACACAGAATCACAGCACACAGCGGTTAGATAGTTTATAAGGCAAACTCACGTGACATCCCCAGCATAGTGACGGATTCGGAAGTGTTTTTGGAAGTCCATGCTTTTGTCCGTGGGGCTGAgctagaaatgtaaaaatgcaaaCGTGTGTGAGTTCGGCACTAAatgagtgtttttgttgttttttttaattctataaGAACACTAAAGGTTTTTTTGCAGCACAAATTGAAGGCCAAAGACTGAAAAACTCTGCCCTCTTCTGGCATGAACTCAGAATTGCATATTCATGTAGTCATTTTCATGGCTTGCTAAGGAGCTTGTTGTCAGTTcttaattttttcccccctcttttattttgtttgtacagGATTTGTTTATAATTCAAATTTATAAATTTCagtgaattaatttattacaaatatttgCTTGCAAAACTACAGCCTAGTGTACAAAAATCCCTTTCAGCATAGTCCAGATCGCAGGTATGGTTGCCCTCAGAGGGCTGCGTGTAACTGTAAACTCATGGAAATGTATAGTCACCTCATTTGCTTACATTGCCATCAGAAGTCAAGATGCCAAGCAGAAATTATACAGTAAAGAGTGCAACTATtgtataattcattttaaatggggtttgacaacaacaaaaaaattgcatgcagtgcaaatttgacatttagcaatttaaataaatgtgtatgtaatatatatatatatatatatatatatataatataaaacaattacaaatatataagaaataataataatgaaatccatccatccatccatccattttctataccgcttcttcctcattagggtcgcgggggcatgctggagcctatcccagctgactttgggcgacaggcggggtacaccctggactggtcgccagccaatcgcagggcacatatagacaaacaaccattcacactcacagtcatacctatggacaatttagagtcgccaattaacctaacatgcatgtttttggaatgtgggaggaagccggagtacctggagaaaacccacacgcacacggggagaacatgcaaactccacacagatatgctcaggggagaatcgaacccaggtcttcccgatctccaagctgttactgtgttggccaacgtgctaaccactagaccaccgtgcggcccataaaatgaaataatataataaaattaataaaataaataactaatattaataaataactaaaattatgttgttgtttttttttttttttagatttttatgaAGTGTTTCTTGACATGCATCATTCCcattattttacaatattttcacagtccacacaaaaaaatatggtGGGCcgaaattgagtttgacacctgtggccTAATaaggatgttttttgttttttattagattgtgcattatttattaatttatttatgtttttaagcACTGCTGAACTACTTGTCCTCATTGGAGTCACaagtgagctggagtctatcccaggtAACTTTGGGTGAGAGCCAGGCTAACGCCTGGACTGgtcacatacagacaaacaaccattcacactcacattcacacctacggacaacTCTTCCGCTCTTAATATTCAGTGTTTTAGATACACGAGTAGGTTTAATGTGGGTTATTATGCAAGCTAAGTTCTTCCGTCTGGTATGTGTGTCATACAATAACGGAATAAAGGAATAAGGTATTGAATGAAGGTGTACTAATAGGGATAACTGATGATTTTAGTGAATGATTTTCACCTTGCGGGAGATGTAGTGGGGATGTTTCGCCAGTTTGGTGTCCATACTGTCCAGGAACATTGTGTCTGTCACTTTCCCAACAGTAAGACAAGCTTCATCCAGAATGGAAATGATTCCTTTGTGTGGCTGCTCCACAAGGTCAACAATGATCTGGTTATCGAAGTAGTCAACCTGCGAATGAATAACACACCGTTATTGATATGTACATttcctatttattttttacagcatTATTTGGATTTTACTATTTGTGGAAGCATGGAAGTTGATGTTAATATTCACAAGCATAGTGTTTGTCCATACAGTGACATTGTTGAACTTGAGCATCATtgtgaatattattattgtcgGGAATGTTTTTTGGCACTCACGTGTTGCCATTGGATCCCCTCTCGGTTATATTCATTTTGTTCCTGTTGAAGGATCAGCTCAATGAAAAGTTGCTGCAGCTTTTCGTTGCAGTAGTTGATGCAGAACTGCTCGAAACTGacgaaaacaacaaacatgtcaacaaaattataatgtattatgtatttcaataaaaaaaaaaaaaaagattataaaaACAACTCCGACCTATTGTTATCAAAGATCTCAAATCCATAGATATCCAGCACACCAATGACTGTGTTTTTCCCATGAAGTACTGGGTTGTAGTCTTTGACCTCAATGATGTCGTTGATGCGGCCTACAATCCACCCAAAAAGTCTCTCATAGAGAGCCTACATTGAGACGGTGGCATAAGGAGACAACAGTGACAAGTACACCAGAAAGCTTGGTTAAAAGGAGtcaattatattacattacattactgatCCAAATGTAAGACAACACCCTCTTTTTTAAGACCCTTTTTTGTACCATAGTTTTGGCCAggctgtgtatatacagtaatccctctccactttgcactttgaattttgagGCTTCaatcaaattttacatattttttgtaaagTAAGCATCTTCTAGCATAGAAATGTCTAaaggaactaaaatacatacataaggcattcagaagacgcattcaaagactggtcactaggtgtcactaagtGTGTTTGTGAGaaaacacaagcaccagacttgatcgccgaaacaacaggcttttattgcaggtttgaattatctcacaaatggcacaataatccctaaccgGGGATACTGTTACgtccgtaacccacgccaaactaaagctcaactctgaaccgccgacatcacttcctgtcagctcCACAGCAGCACACActagcacaagtcttatttatgtcctaattggcttattttctcttattgtgtctactatattgagtaatatgaggGTAAATGtatctataggggtgttatgtcatgtcaagggggttataataatgttaaaaaacgtatttagaaggtgttcTATGatctgactacaaaaatattccatttatacagtaaatcaggaatcctattttgaagaaattcacttattacagtctggtctggaaccaattagccgcaataaatgagggattactgtgctgtAATGTACCTTGCTAAAAGCATCCCGCCCAAAGCAGGCCTCTTCTTCTGTGTGACCCTTCTCTATGACCTCGCCACCCCCAGTGGCTACGGTGCGGTACAGCAAGCTCTTGATGACCTTGTCTGGATCTGTGGCAGTCAACTCTGAGATGTAGCTGACAGCTTCAAGGTCCAAAACTTGAACACTCTCACCATCACTCTCAAATTGCACATTACCCTAAAAAAGACAACACGGCATCATTAGACCTGATTCACATTAAGGCAAATGCTACCAAGTACCAGATGATAACAATTACCAGATGCAGGATGGAGGCTACAATTTGATAAATTGACAGAATCTCTTCTTTGGAGAAGCCAATTACTTCCAGTGCATTCATCACAGCTTTGTGGCTAGCGTGGTCGTTATTAGAGGTCTAGAAAGGAAAAGGGAACCGGTAAGATAAGAATAAGAGTTTGTATGTTTACGGCACATCTAAAATTTTAAAGATAGATAACTCACAGTGGATGCAGATCCCTCTTTAGTGTACACATAAACACTTGGATCACTTTGTAGATGAAATGAGTCATTGGATCCACCTCGCAGTAACTATGGAAGCACAGCAAACACATCCATTCTCAAGCATTACTGAGCTGCAAATCATTACAAATATTTGACTTCCTTCCATGAGGACAGCTGCTGAACAAAGTTTCATGTTTTGCAGCCACAGCGCAGATGATGCTGTACCTGATAAAATGAATGGAAGTTCCTCTCCCCTTCTTGCTGCTGGACCACCCTGGACTTGAGCAAAAATAacgaaaatgtataaaatatcaATGTTGTTTAGTGCACTTGTAGAAAAGagtttgtaaaaatacaattttttaaagaagtttatcataataattttaaaaagacaaaaatacagtaggcTGACATTAGAAATCTCACAAGTGTTTTAGTTTAGTCAGTCAAATATGCGAGATGAGGtgtcaaattaaatgaaaaatgcgTGTAAATAGTTTCTTCAAGTCGTGCAGGTAAGTGGAGTAGCCATGAGTGGCTGTGCAAGCTATTGAGTTGCAAGTTAGTTGAAACAACATGCTTGATTATGTAGTTTTTGcatgaaaacaacacaatttaAATAATGGTGGTATATTACAATTAACCACACGGTAAGAGTTGGACATTAAATATTCGGAGTAACAAGGGAAACACAGGCAAAGCATAATAAGTGGTGCAGCATGACAGAGCTCCCATCGAAAAAGTGCAGACTTCAAACTGGCTACGAGTCTTTAAATGGTAAAAATCAATCAAGCAAACCAAATTGATGATGTTTACcatgattttgtcattgtatCATCACGTTATTTCTCAATTGTAAGAGCTTTTGGCGCAAGAAGGCTGCCGCTTTCAATGCGAAagtaaacaggcaatgaaacatgacaaccaccttcctattggtggaaaaaaaagcttgtcagCTTGAACAGCCTATGTATGCAGACGGACAGGGGGAAAGGTGAGCCAACAGTGCCATCAAGTGGCCAAGATTCACAGCATGGCGTTTACAGGGCAACACAGGCCTGACTTTTCCCTCTGGATGATCAAGAATGTTATATGAGTTTTgttgaggtggaaaaaaaatatttttttggaataggccacattatttgttgtgtacataCTCAACTGGAACTGCCTGTGGCCTCAAGTGGTTTTGAAAgtaataattattacaataacTATTTGACTACCTTTATTTTGGTGTCTACTAAATTTGTACATGAGTTTttgaataatatattttaatatttacattctaAATGATAAGAAGGGGTCATTTCACATGTTAGACTTTTTACacgcacaaaaaataaatttcccGACTCGGATTTTAGGTTATTGGGTGTGATTTTAGGCCTAATGTGTTAGTACACGatgtaaatatgaaaaaataactGTACAGTCGCACACCTGACGATATACTGAAAAAAGGGTAAGATAAACAGATTCAGGTATGTAAAACTAACCAAGACTGTGGACATTGGGCCTCccagaaaaaacatacaaacaacgCAAAGAATGGCAGAATGGCTCAGTGGTGACAAATGCAAAAGCTTTTTTCATCTGTAAGTCACAACCAAACCtggcattttttgtttaaaatagtAACAAGTAAGTattgtcatgtactgtataagtcGAGTCTTGTTGCTAAGCACAGCAACACTTGGCAATAAACAAAGTCAACTCCTAAATAACTAATTTCCATGAGTGCGGCTTCTGAGAGAGAAATAAGGTGGTTCAGCAATGATTTCTCATCAATTCTACCTTCCAAGAATGACTATGGAGCTCTCATTCAAGGAGCTGATAAATAAAGCAGCATTAAGAACCCCCAGGTGAGCCATTTATTAACATGCAGCGCACCAGCTTTTCTATTCATGGCTGATCCTTCACACCTCTTTTTCATCTCTTCATGAAATATTcatgtccacaaaaaaaaatgccttaaaagcctacacatactgtatatactactcTCACCTTCTCCAGGAGGTAGTTGTTGATGTGTCCCCCTGTGGGATCACCATTGAAGTTGAAGTTGATGTCCATGTACTTGCCGAAGCGACTGGAGTTGTCGTTACGACTCGTCTTGGCGTTCCCAAAAGCCTCCAGCACACAGTTGGACTTCAGTAGCACATTCTTCACACTGATTTATCCCATGTTAGTGGGAATGAAAACATACGGGACGAAAAGAGCAGAAATGTAAGTGTACCCCTCACATTTAAGCAACCGTATGTTAGAGAAGTCAGTGTACAGCATGTATGGCTGTACACATTTACTACCCATTTAATAAGACTCAGCCGTTATTGTCTAGCTAGAtggccacacaagtgagtagccAGATAATTGTGTCATGCTTGGTGAGGCATTGCGGTGGTTGTGTCATCatctgcacgagtgctgccaacactggggagctgtggttccatgagggaaacatgaattctaacATGCGCAAGACATGCacctccagaaaaaaaaactaacctcACATCACGGCGACGCGGACCTGCTGACTTTTAGCACATCATTTTCTGTGTATACGACTCGTTCAGAGGGCGTACAGCaccttctcctctgattttggatcgacatttacaataaaagtgaaataacACTCGctgtctctctttaattgcaaTTGTTCACTAGCGACAAAGAAAGCTAAATGGTCggtgagagttgtggttgctcacccAGTTGATTCTCCAGAAAACACCACCCCTAGCGTCCCAGCAGAGAATTGCAATGCCAACAAagagctacagtatatcacgTCTTTGTTGAGACAGACGTGGCAGTAACTGATTTTCGTCTGAGCATGTAGGATTGAAGTTGAGATCGTCCATATGTGAGTCATTTTAACATGGATTCGATAAGTGGTGTCGAAAAGTATCAACCGCCGCTCACCTTTCGACCTCCGCCCTCTGACTTGGGTTTGTGATGGCTGCAATGTACTGCATGATGTATTTGCTGGCTTCTGTTTTCCCGGCACCGCTTTCACCTAAAAACACACAGACATCCCAACAAAGGCATTcggttaaaaaataataataatacaacaaaaatgtatgCATTCAAAGTGAACGTGAAGTGGAATCTGCAAAAGCATATTTAACAAACTACACATTTCTGAATAGACAATGATTAAAGAGGattcatttataaaaaaaaaaaaaaaaaaagtaatacactGTCAGTAGAACATTTTTGGATCACTTGAAAatactgatttttattttagtttttattaataaatgccAGGTACGGGTGCTGTGAAATACCTTTATGTGAAGTGATACTTCTCTTGCAATTGCCTATTCAGTCCTCAAGAAAGCACatggtgtgtttttgtctttgtatgCTCATTAGGCATATTCTAgttcttattctattttgctGCCCAGAAAAGAGtaattttatgtgtttatttaacTCACAAGGTCAAACCAAAATGGGAACACAAAGGCTGAAAGGGCTCATTAGTGGATAGTTGCAGTTAGAGACAAAGAAACTCATCAGACCAGTTATATAAGCAGGCTAACAATGGTATGGTATTATATACCTGTATGTATGTGGTGCATTTGTAGATTTTGCTACAGTAGTAGAaatagtttttaatattttagagTACACTATTCATATTACAATATACAATAATGCCTCCTGCCACTAATTATGACAAGAAAAGTCTTAACTTTGTGGATATGGAACAGATCAAAATGAATGAAGTGAGGCACACAATTACAGTCAGGAGACCAACCTGATATGACGATGCAGGTGTCTTTGGCTCTTCTCTTCATGGCCTTATAGGCAGCATCAGACACCGCAAAGAGGTGAGGTGGGTTTTCATACAGCTCACGACCACGATAAACGTCGATCGTCTCTTTCCCGTAAATGTCCATCTGTCTGTACGGGTTCACAGAGACCACCACTTCTCCGATGTAAGTGTAGATCCGACCCTTTTCAAACCTGGCCACACAAAAGATTACATTGATGGCTTAGTCTCGACATGCACTCATCATGGGAATGAATGTTATCACCTTTGGTCTTTTTTAAGGGTGGAATGATTGTACAACATACATCttcaattattttgaaaaacaatttgGTGGATGATTTTGAAtctctcatttttatttttacacatagTCAAAATCCATATTGGTTCAAACATGTAatgcatgtcacaaaagtgactcCACCTCTCACATtgggacaacactaaagaaacaCTTTGATACGATGAAAAGTAATCAGTGTGCAGCTTGGATGACAGTGTGAATTTTctcaactcaacacacaacccatctatccatccattttctatgccgcttatcgtcactggggtcgcgggtatgctggagcctatcccagctgacttcgggcgagaggctgggtacgccccggactggtcgccagccaatggcagggcacatatagacaaacaaccattcacactcacattcatatagAATCCCCAATTaaccttaacatgcatgtttttggaatgtgggaggaaaccggaagaacatgcaaacgccacacagcgatgcccaacggagagtcGATCcctgatcttcccgatctcctgactgtgtggccaacatgctaaccactaggccaccgtgcaacaCACAACTATTACTGTCTAAATCGGTGGCAACAAAAGTAAACACAGCCCTATGTTAAACTGTagaaattgggcccaatttgctatttttcctccagtgtcatgtgactcgTCAGTGTTtcaaggtctcaggtgtgaatctggagcaggtgtgttaaactTGGTGTTATCACTCTcacactggtcactggaagtaaTAAGTTGCTTTCAAaccttttatgctgccaaagagaCACTGCCAGCTGCAGttaaacattcttttttttttttttttaatcactgaaGCTGTGATCTAGTACTCAGACATCTGCTTAATCAACTAACGGTGAGACTTTGAATACTTTTCCACAAGCTACGCACAGCTACAAGAGCTGCCCCCTCCCTACACGCAAAACGTGCGGTGCGTAGGGCTCCACGATGCATTGGGGGCCCCATTATGCgcaaattgtaattttattataGGCCAAATAGTAGCCTGggctcattttccatttcattttaaCACTAAGGCTGAACTTCAACATTTCATCAACGCTTGTCAAGCTGCCAGGAAATGGCACAAGAGTGTGTACAGACTGAAAGCAGGAAATGAAACTTGTCAGAGCCTATAATCTTCTGGTGGGTTGGTTGAGGTGATGGGGTGAAGATATATCACAATGGTAAATTAAAAGCAAATGTGTGTTATCAGCCTAACATGGCGTTGATAGATCATTACTACTATTGATTTCCTGCACCTAGCTCTTGAACAAAGTACGAAAAAAGAACATGACTATGTACAAATTTGAATGCTTTTACAAAGGTACTCATTTGAGACCTCTACAAAGGCCATTCAAAGCAAACGTGGGTCATAATTAAACAGAACACAGCTGAAAAAAAGAGATGGGttgaaaagaaaagccaaattCAGATTAAAACTTTTCAGGGTGTCAAAGAGCAGGACTAAGCTAATTTTACACGTTAATCTTTTAAACAGACGAAATACCACAAAGTCCTTTCTATGAAAGGCTTACAGCTTCCTCATCCTCCATGTCAGCACTTACCTCAATTTGAGATTCTCCATAAACTGCTCCATGGTCACCTCATCCAGAAGCACAAAGTCTGACTTCCCAAACTCAAGGCCCTCCATCTCTGCCATCCTTTGTCTGGATCCAGCaaa
The DNA window shown above is from Dunckerocampus dactyliophorus isolate RoL2022-P2 chromosome 20, RoL_Ddac_1.1, whole genome shotgun sequence and carries:
- the myo1g gene encoding unconventional myosin-Ig isoform X1 — its product is MAEMEGLEFGKSDFVLLDEVTMEQFMENLKLRFEKGRIYTYIGEVVVSVNPYRQMDIYGKETIDVYRGRELYENPPHLFAVSDAAYKAMKRRAKDTCIVISGESGAGKTEASKYIMQYIAAITNPSQRAEVESVKNVLLKSNCVLEAFGNAKTSRNDNSSRFGKYMDINFNFNGDPTGGHINNYLLEKSRVVQQQEGERNFHSFYQLLRGGSNDSFHLQSDPSVYVYTKEGSASTTSNNDHASHKAVMNALEVIGFSKEEILSIYQIVASILHLGNVQFESDGESVQVLDLEAVSYISELTATDPDKVIKSLLYRTVATGGGEVIEKGHTEEEACFGRDAFSKALYERLFGWIVGRINDIIEVKDYNPVLHGKNTVIGVLDIYGFEIFDNNSFEQFCINYCNEKLQQLFIELILQQEQNEYNREGIQWQHVDYFDNQIIVDLVEQPHKGIISILDEACLTVGKVTDTMFLDSMDTKLAKHPHYISRKLSPTDKSMDFQKHFRIRHYAGDVTYSVEGFLDKNRDLLFQDFKRLMYHSSNPVMKEMWPDGQLGITEVTKRPLTAATLFKNSIISLVDKLACKEPYYVRCIKPNEVKSQLLFDDARCQHQVAYLGLLENVMVRRAGFAYRQPYARFLQRYKMTCEYTWPNHLMDSDREAVEAIVRQHGFQDDVAYGCTKLFVRTPRSLFTLEQERTILIPILVLFLQKVWRGALARMRCRRMRAIHTIMGCFKRYKVKAHFWEVEQRFANVRNMADYGKSVEWPTPPAALTQFHTITVMLHRRWWARQMVKKIPPSDMLEIRAKVAALTALSGERKDCGLSRAWERDYLANVRDCPQSSSGFVRFSRELRNKEEYSQVLFSGFCRKVNRFSKSTDRGVLVTDKCIYKLEPKKQYKVLKRIPLDTLTGLSVTSGVDQMVALHMSSQNDVLLCLQRGELCPNRDRVGELVGMLVDHFTRVRKTALSVKVCPSTIRLHMRGKPKTVSVETKAGQTNADFKKSRDGFVLWVPAN